CCCGCCGCGGACATGGCTGCCCAGGCGCCGCGCCGAGGACCGGATGCCGACCAGCGCATCATCCTCGCGGTCCTGCAGCGCGTAGATCGTGTCGTAGCCGATCACCCACAGCAGCGCGCCGAGATAGAGCAGCACCATCGGCAGCGGCCGTTCGGGCCAGCCGGTCACCGCCACCCATCCCACCGGCAGTGCCCAGGAAAAGACGATGCCGAGCCAGAGCTGCGGCCACCATGTGATCCGCTTCATGAAGGGATAGGCGGCGACCGGCGCAATGCTGGCGAACGAGACGATCGTCACCGTCAGGCTGTCGAGGCCGACCAGCACGAGAAGCCCCACCGCGCAGAGCATGAACAGCCAGATCCAGGCCGCCTTGAGCGACACCGCGCCGCTGGCGAGCGGGCGGGCGCGGGTACGCGCCACCTGCTGGTCGAGATCGCGGTCGACGATGTCGTTATAGACGCAGCCGGCGCCGCGCATCGCGATCGCGCCGATCAGGATCAGCAGCACGACCGACCATCGTTCCGGCAACCCGCCCGCAAGCGCCATGCCCCAGGCACCCGGCCAGAACAGCAATTGCCAGCCGATCGGCCGATCCAGCCGCGCGAGCAGCCAGTAGGGCCTGAGCGCATCGGGCAGCGCCGCGGTGAAACCGCGATGCTCGCTGTCCGGAACGATGTCGGGCGCGGTCACCGGCCGACCATGGTCTCGGGCCGGACGACGCGATCGAAGGTCGCCTCGTCGACCAGCCCAAGCTCCAGCCCCGCTTCCTTCAGGGTCTGGCCATGATGGTGCGCATGCTTGGCGATCTTCGCAGCATTGTCATAGCCGATCTCGGGCGCGAGCGCGGTGACGAGCATCAGCGAGCGCGCGACGAGGTCGCCGATGCGGCGCTCGTCCGCCTCCATGCCGTCGACGCAGCGCTCGGCGAAGCTGACCATGCCGGTCGCCAGCAGATCGATCGAACGCAGCACCGCGGCACCGATCAGCGGCTTGAACACATTGAGTTCGAGATGCCCCTGCAGGCCGCCGACCGTGACCGCCTGATGGTTGCCGATCACCTGTGCGGCGACCATCGTCAGCATCTCGCACTGGGTGGGGTTGACCTTGCCCGGCATGATCGAGCTGCCCGGTTCATTCTCCGGCAGGATCAGTTCGCCGATGCCCGAACGCGGGCCGGAGCCGAGCAGCCGGATATCGTTGGCGATCTTGGTAAGCGACACGGCGAGGGTCGAAAGCGTGCCCGAGAGGTGGACGAGCGGGTCATGCGAGGCCAGCGCCTCGAACTTGTTCTCCGCGGTGAAGAAGGGCAGCCCGGTGATGTCGGCGATTTCGCGCGCGATCTCCTCATCGAAGCCGGTCGGCGCATTGAGCCCGGTACCGACCGCGGTGCCGCCCTGCGCGAGCTGGCACATGCCGTGCATCACCGCGGGCTCGATGCGCTTCACGTTGCGATAGAGCTGGTTGGCATAGCCGCCGAATTCCTGGCCCAATGTCAGCGGCGTCGCATCCTGCAGATGGGTGCGGCCGATCTTGACGATATCCGCCCACGCGGCCGCCTTGGTGTCGAGCGCGGCGCGCAGCCGCTCGATCGCCGGCATCAGATCGGCGGTCGCGGCGCGCGCCGCGGCGATGTGCAGCGCGGTCGGGAAGCTGTCGTTGGAGGACTGGCCCTTGTTGACATGATCATTGGGATGAACGGGGGATTTGCCGCCGCGCGTGCCGGTCAGCAGCTCGTTGGCGCGGCCGGCGATCACCTCGTTGACGTTCATGTTGCTCTGGGTGCCGCTGCCGGTCTGCCAGATCACCAGCGGGAACTGGTCGTCATGCCGGCCGTCGATCACCTCGGCGGCAGCCTGCTCGATCGCATCGGCCAGCTTCGCGTCCAGCCCATGCTTGCGGTTCACCCGCGCCGCCGCCTGCTTCACGATCGCCAGGCCATGGACGATGCCGATCGGCATCCGCTCCTGCGCGCCAAACGGGAAATTGCCGATCGATCGCTGCGTCTGCGCACCCCAATAGGCGCTCGCGGGCACCTCGATCGGGCCAAAGCTGTCGGTTTCGGTTCGGGTATCGGTCATATGCGCTCTCCGTTTGGCTGGAGGGAGCGGCACCGTTACCCGCACGGCCGGGGGCAAGTCGAGGCCGGACGGCCGGCTATCCGGCCATCGGCTGCAGCTTCACCCGGCGCCGGATCGTCTTGTCGAGCACACAGCTCGGGATCTGGATCCGGTCGATCGATCCGCCCTGCGCCAGCCCCTGGCACTCGGCGTCGCGCGCCTTGATCCAGGCGCGTTCCTCGTCGCGCAGCGCGATCTTGCCCGCCTCGTCGCGCTTGTCCATCGCCGATCGGTAGGCGGCGTTCAGCCGCTCGTCCTGCACCTTGATCTCGTCGGCGATGCACTGCGCCATCGCCGGGGTGACGCCTTTCGCCGCGTCGCCGGTTGCGAGGCAGGTGTCGTAGGCGGGGGAATATTGTTCCTCGATCTGCGCCTGAGTCAGTTCCGGGCCGCCTGCGCCCGGCGTCGGCGTCGGCGTCGGCGTCGGCGCGACGATGTTGGGTTCGGTCTCGTTGATCGATGGGGAAACGCCGCCCGGTTCCGCATCGGCGCCGCCATTGGGCAGCGCCGAACCGTCATTGCCATAGACCTCGGCCACGCCGCTCCCGGCATCCGCCGCCCGGTTGTCGAGCGGCTCGCTGCCGCCGCCCGAACAGGCGGCGAGGATCAGCAAGGGCGTGAGGATGGCAGTACGACGCATTCAGGATCTCCTTCGGGGGTGCCAGCCTAACCCGCGGGGCCGGGCCATGCGAGCGCGCGCGCGATGGAAGGTGCCGGGAGTAAGGGAAATCTGCGCCCCGAGCTTGCGCGGGGAGGATAAAAGGGCACGTCACACAAACGCCCGGATCACGTTGAGAAACGCGTCGCCATAATCATCGAGCTTGCGCGAGCCGACGCCGCTGATCTGGCCCAGCGCCTTGTGCGAGGTCGGCTTGACCTGTGCCATCTCGCGCAACGTCGAATCATGGAAGATCACATAGGGCGGCACGCCGGCGTCCATCGCCAGTTCGCGACGGGCGGCGCGCAGCGCTTCGAACAGCGGATCGCCGACCGGATTGGGCACGGCCCCGCCGCGCTGGCGGCGGCGCTCGGGCCGGGGCGGGAGCACCAGCGCCACCGGCACCTCGCCCTTCAGGATGCCGCGCGCCTCGGGGCCGAATTCCAGCCCGCCATGCTCGCTGGTGCGCAGCGCATCCCGCAGCAGCAGCGCGCGCGAGACCGGTTTCACCAGCGGCGCTTCCTCATCCGTGACGATGTTGAACACCGAAAGCTGGTCATGCCCGCGCTGGCGCACCTTTTCATTGGCCTTG
The window above is part of the Sphingomonas sanxanigenens DSM 19645 = NX02 genome. Proteins encoded here:
- a CDS encoding lysozyme inhibitor LprI family protein → MRRTAILTPLLILAACSGGGSEPLDNRAADAGSGVAEVYGNDGSALPNGGADAEPGGVSPSINETEPNIVAPTPTPTPTPGAGGPELTQAQIEEQYSPAYDTCLATGDAAKGVTPAMAQCIADEIKVQDERLNAAYRSAMDKRDEAGKIALRDEERAWIKARDAECQGLAQGGSIDRIQIPSCVLDKTIRRRVKLQPMAG
- the fumC gene encoding class II fumarate hydratase, with product MTDTRTETDSFGPIEVPASAYWGAQTQRSIGNFPFGAQERMPIGIVHGLAIVKQAAARVNRKHGLDAKLADAIEQAAAEVIDGRHDDQFPLVIWQTGSGTQSNMNVNEVIAGRANELLTGTRGGKSPVHPNDHVNKGQSSNDSFPTALHIAAARAATADLMPAIERLRAALDTKAAAWADIVKIGRTHLQDATPLTLGQEFGGYANQLYRNVKRIEPAVMHGMCQLAQGGTAVGTGLNAPTGFDEEIAREIADITGLPFFTAENKFEALASHDPLVHLSGTLSTLAVSLTKIANDIRLLGSGPRSGIGELILPENEPGSSIMPGKVNPTQCEMLTMVAAQVIGNHQAVTVGGLQGHLELNVFKPLIGAAVLRSIDLLATGMVSFAERCVDGMEADERRIGDLVARSLMLVTALAPEIGYDNAAKIAKHAHHHGQTLKEAGLELGLVDEATFDRVVRPETMVGR
- the ubiA gene encoding 4-hydroxybenzoate octaprenyltransferase yields the protein MTAPDIVPDSEHRGFTAALPDALRPYWLLARLDRPIGWQLLFWPGAWGMALAGGLPERWSVVLLILIGAIAMRGAGCVYNDIVDRDLDQQVARTRARPLASGAVSLKAAWIWLFMLCAVGLLVLVGLDSLTVTIVSFASIAPVAAYPFMKRITWWPQLWLGIVFSWALPVGWVAVTGWPERPLPMVLLYLGALLWVIGYDTIYALQDREDDALVGIRSSARRLGSHVRGGVGGFYLGAVALWAAAIWAMRPQPLALAALLPVALHLAWQVATLREADGDDALAKFRSNRFAGLLMFLGCLTVGAAG